In Paenibacillus sp. G2S3, a single window of DNA contains:
- a CDS encoding DNA primase, which produces MSITIIVEGKNDRSRLRRVLVPEVEILCTFGTLNTLKLESLRKQVGDGEVYLYLDNDSSGKKIRSVLRDAFPDADHIYTRRGYAGVEGTPDEYNITQLEKAGLEDFIVYPEPLPF; this is translated from the coding sequence ATGTCCATAACAATTATTGTCGAAGGTAAGAACGATCGCAGCAGATTACGACGCGTGCTGGTACCGGAAGTAGAAATCCTATGTACCTTTGGTACATTAAATACACTAAAATTAGAATCCCTCCGCAAACAAGTAGGAGATGGAGAAGTATACCTTTATTTGGATAACGATAGCTCTGGCAAAAAAATACGCAGTGTGCTCCGGGATGCCTTCCCTGATGCCGATCACATTTATACTCGTCGCGGATATGCTGGTGTGGAAGGTACGCCTGATGAATACAACATCACTCAGCTCGAAAAGGCTGGATTGGAAGATTTCATCGTCTATCCTGAGCCACTTCCATTTTAA
- a CDS encoding MFS transporter, with amino-acid sequence MKTALWLYLFLFLAFFDLHAQYPVLTPFALSLGAGPTFIGWMMGMYSLTHLPGNLLAGVLVDRNGSRRYIVFSLVAAGAILLLQAHVQLPWHLLMLRAASGFVLAFLSPACMTLLASLSSDATEQGKYMSGHGIVHTLASVVSPAAGAFIVAKAGYSGTFTTLGWLLIATGIMAFFSVPAPSRHILKPLSSAQSALKVPDKPSIPAKEDDQVSKRYYLLPFFVSCSQGVLFFELPLSQTGSNSILSTGILLSLLSLGALVTLSMLFLNRLSPGGRIAAALLGMAISFFALASFHRIPTAAILFVLGAAKGVLFPAMASLFISLGGPGRMGRTFSMQSIAMSLGAFAGPVAAGQLRSFVSPYFIAFLLLMVALLLLPPKNTGKLSSLTSKWNGRAA; translated from the coding sequence GTGAAAACTGCGCTGTGGCTATACTTATTTCTCTTTTTGGCGTTCTTCGATTTACATGCTCAGTATCCCGTCCTCACGCCCTTTGCCCTCTCTCTTGGTGCGGGACCCACCTTTATTGGCTGGATGATGGGCATGTACTCGTTGACCCACCTTCCCGGCAATCTGCTTGCAGGCGTACTCGTCGATCGTAATGGCTCCCGCCGCTACATCGTCTTCAGCCTTGTCGCAGCGGGAGCTATTCTACTGCTGCAAGCTCATGTACAGCTTCCATGGCATCTGCTAATGCTAAGAGCAGCAAGTGGATTCGTGCTCGCTTTTCTCTCTCCAGCCTGTATGACGTTACTGGCTTCTTTGTCATCGGATGCCACAGAGCAGGGTAAATATATGTCCGGACATGGTATCGTTCATACGTTAGCTTCAGTTGTATCGCCTGCTGCGGGAGCTTTTATCGTAGCAAAAGCGGGCTACTCTGGCACCTTCACCACACTTGGTTGGCTCCTAATCGCAACAGGAATCATGGCTTTTTTCAGTGTACCTGCACCTTCGAGACATATATTAAAGCCGTTAAGCTCAGCGCAATCAGCATTAAAAGTTCCAGATAAACCTTCTATTCCAGCGAAAGAGGATGATCAAGTTTCCAAACGTTATTACCTTTTACCTTTTTTCGTTTCCTGTTCACAAGGTGTTCTCTTTTTCGAGCTCCCACTATCTCAAACAGGGAGTAACAGTATCCTTTCCACAGGTATACTACTGTCACTCCTCAGTTTAGGTGCTTTGGTAACGCTCAGCATGCTCTTCCTGAACCGTCTTTCTCCGGGAGGAAGAATAGCAGCGGCATTACTGGGAATGGCCATCAGCTTCTTTGCACTCGCCTCATTTCACAGGATTCCGACTGCTGCGATTCTTTTTGTGCTCGGTGCAGCCAAAGGAGTGTTGTTTCCTGCAATGGCATCACTCTTCATTAGTCTAGGCGGCCCTGGGAGAATGGGTCGAACTTTCTCCATGCAGTCGATAGCCATGTCACTTGGTGCATTCGCTGGGCCCGTGGCTGCTGGACAGCTAAGGTCCTTCGTTTCTCCTTACTTCATAGCCTTTCTACTACTAATGGTAGCATTGCTTCTTCTTCCACCTAAAAACACAGGGAAACTATCGAGCCTCACTTCCAAATGGAACGGGCGAGCCGCATGA
- a CDS encoding metal-dependent hydrolase, which produces MDTATHLVMGLGLAGLSFVDPIVASDPKLAGAVMLATVIASQAPDADTALRLKDNALYIRNHRGITHSLPFLILWPALISFVLGPLFGFTDLQALSHIALWSFIGVGVHVFSDLFNTYGTQAARPFTEKWIAWNIIHIFDPFIFGSHIAAILLWITGIVPPQPLFITLYACTILYYIWRTIVHARLTRNIKLKDLHHSAGERYIVIPTISLKRWNIVKVKKDGSYDVGQLVNNRLEWFKHAVCSTHPAVEISKSHPDIQSFLYFTSYAVAEVEELPSGYMVRWGDVRYLHRKQYPFVAVLVMDNQYRPLNTYVGWLSSEKLDKRFSIDPGSLR; this is translated from the coding sequence ATGGATACTGCTACACATTTAGTTATGGGCCTAGGCTTAGCTGGGCTTTCCTTCGTTGATCCCATCGTTGCTTCTGATCCGAAACTGGCCGGAGCTGTTATGCTGGCAACAGTAATCGCCTCTCAGGCTCCTGATGCCGATACTGCGCTACGACTGAAGGACAATGCATTGTATATTCGAAATCACCGAGGAATCACGCATTCCCTACCCTTTTTAATTCTGTGGCCCGCCCTGATTTCCTTCGTGTTAGGGCCCTTATTTGGTTTTACTGATTTACAAGCTCTAAGCCATATTGCGCTCTGGAGCTTCATTGGTGTAGGTGTTCACGTATTTTCTGATCTATTTAATACCTATGGCACTCAGGCTGCACGTCCATTCACGGAGAAATGGATTGCATGGAACATCATCCACATTTTTGATCCATTTATATTTGGTAGCCATATCGCAGCCATCCTTCTCTGGATCACCGGGATCGTTCCACCGCAGCCTTTATTTATTACGCTGTATGCCTGTACTATTCTTTATTATATTTGGAGAACCATCGTTCACGCACGCCTTACGCGTAATATCAAGCTTAAGGATTTACATCATAGTGCTGGCGAACGTTATATTGTAATCCCTACAATTTCACTAAAGCGCTGGAACATAGTAAAGGTGAAAAAAGATGGCAGCTATGATGTAGGGCAGCTAGTCAATAACAGACTGGAATGGTTCAAACATGCTGTATGCTCGACTCATCCCGCTGTGGAGATATCCAAGTCGCACCCTGATATTCAGTCCTTTCTATACTTCACCTCTTATGCAGTAGCCGAAGTGGAGGAACTTCCTTCAGGATATATGGTGCGCTGGGGGGACGTGCGTTATTTACATCGCAAACAATACCCATTTGTGGCTGTGTTAGTGATGGACAATCAATATCGCCCTTTAAATACCTATGTAGGTTGGCTTAGCAGCGAGAAGCTCGACAAGCGATTTTCCATTGACCCTGGTTCTTTAAGATGA
- a CDS encoding SCO family protein: MSVQTFKRYKWTWLLLLLALIMAGYLAINSLNLGKEKLPVIGEVQDFSLENVNGDQVTLADTQGKARLVYFFFTQCPDVCPITTFLLSQTQKILVEDGSFGKDTEFVSISFDPKNDTREAIKAFADRFQANYDGWYFLRGDQEEVRKLATDSFKVLIAGNSKENFVHANRIALVDRDNQLRALYDAGDTENVTPEFLADQLKELARE, from the coding sequence GTGTCCGTGCAGACCTTTAAGCGTTATAAATGGACTTGGCTTCTACTATTACTTGCTTTGATTATGGCTGGTTATCTGGCAATTAACTCTTTGAATTTAGGAAAAGAGAAGCTGCCAGTAATCGGAGAAGTACAGGACTTTTCTCTTGAAAATGTGAATGGAGACCAGGTTACTCTGGCTGATACACAAGGTAAAGCACGGCTGGTATACTTCTTTTTTACACAATGTCCGGATGTATGTCCTATAACTACGTTTTTGTTATCTCAGACACAAAAGATTCTGGTCGAGGATGGCAGTTTTGGTAAAGATACGGAGTTTGTTTCTATCTCTTTTGATCCGAAGAATGATACTCGGGAAGCTATTAAGGCTTTTGCAGACCGGTTTCAGGCGAATTATGATGGATGGTATTTCTTGCGGGGGGATCAGGAAGAAGTTCGTAAGTTAGCGACGGATTCTTTTAAGGTACTAATCGCAGGGAATTCCAAAGAAAATTTCGTACATGCCAATCGTATAGCGTTAGTTGACCGAGACAATCAACTTCGTGCATTGTATGACGCAGGAGATACGGAGAACGTAACTCCTGAATTTCTTGCTGATCAGCTGAAGGAATTGGCTCGGGAATAG
- the trpS gene encoding tryptophan--tRNA ligase: MKKVLSGIQPSGSLTLGNYIGALKNFVKLQDDHQCFFMVVDMHAITVAQDPAALREQSESVAALFIAAGIDPARSNVYMQSHVPQHAELGWIMTTLTAMGELERMTQFKDKSSGKDSVGAGLFVYPSLMAADILVYNADLVPVGEDQKQHLELTRDLAGRFNNRFGEFFTIPEPYIPEVGARIMSLDDGTKKMSKSNPNAGSYIALLDSPDVIRKKISRATTDSGREVIFDPANKPEISNLMSIYSECSGMTLQQIADRYEGQMYGGFKKDLAEVVVSTLEPLQQKYNEIRSSGAITDILAEGAGRARIVATETLNGVKERMGFLPAR, translated from the coding sequence ATGAAAAAAGTATTGTCAGGCATTCAGCCGAGCGGTTCACTTACACTGGGGAACTATATTGGAGCACTGAAAAATTTTGTGAAGCTGCAAGATGATCATCAATGTTTCTTTATGGTTGTCGATATGCATGCGATCACTGTAGCACAAGATCCGGCGGCACTGCGTGAGCAGTCAGAGTCCGTAGCAGCCCTCTTTATTGCAGCGGGAATTGATCCTGCACGTTCTAATGTCTATATGCAGTCGCATGTGCCACAACACGCTGAACTAGGCTGGATCATGACGACACTTACAGCAATGGGTGAGCTGGAGCGTATGACCCAGTTTAAAGATAAATCATCAGGTAAAGATTCTGTTGGCGCTGGTTTATTCGTCTATCCTTCCTTGATGGCAGCAGATATTCTTGTTTATAACGCAGATCTTGTGCCGGTCGGAGAAGATCAGAAGCAACATTTGGAGCTGACTCGTGATTTAGCTGGCCGCTTCAATAATCGTTTTGGTGAATTCTTTACCATTCCGGAGCCGTACATTCCAGAGGTGGGTGCACGTATTATGTCTCTGGATGATGGTACCAAAAAAATGAGCAAGAGCAACCCTAACGCTGGCAGCTACATTGCTCTGTTGGATTCACCGGACGTGATCCGTAAAAAAATCAGCCGTGCAACGACTGATTCAGGACGTGAAGTGATTTTTGATCCAGCTAATAAGCCAGAGATCAGTAATTTGATGAGTATTTATTCCGAATGTTCTGGAATGACACTCCAGCAAATTGCCGATCGTTATGAAGGGCAAATGTATGGCGGCTTTAAGAAGGATCTTGCTGAAGTGGTTGTATCTACGCTTGAGCCTTTACAACAAAAATATAATGAAATTCGTAGCTCGGGTGCGATTACAGATATTCTCGCTGAAGGTGCTGGTCGTGCACGTATTGTTGCAACTGAGACGTTGAATGGAGTTAAAGAACGGATGGGATTTCTGCCAGCTCGTTAA
- the cyoE gene encoding heme o synthase, with protein MDNHITFQASSDSAAMSAKSPPEGASWRDFIAVTKPGIIRSNLIAAFAGYWLASGWDVHYGRLVLTLLGTMLVMASACVFNNYFDRDLDMKMERTRERGLPTGRLKPNTVLLYAIGLGIAGLIVLFAFSGMLAGLFGIVGMFVYVVVYTLWLKRTSTWSTSVGAISGAMPPVIGYVAVSGTVDLGAWLIFAMLFLWQPPHFWALGIRRKEEYRAAGFPLLPVVKGTRRTKFQMIPYVALLLPIPVLMYAYDYAGIFFLIISSALSLAWLVLTLMGFKAKDDEVWAKKNFLFSINYLTVSLIVLVLNTIHG; from the coding sequence GTGGACAATCATATAACATTTCAAGCTTCTTCCGACTCTGCAGCCATGTCTGCAAAATCTCCACCGGAAGGTGCTAGCTGGCGTGATTTCATTGCTGTAACAAAACCCGGTATTATCCGATCTAACCTTATTGCGGCCTTTGCGGGATATTGGCTGGCCTCGGGTTGGGATGTTCATTACGGCAGGTTAGTTCTAACGCTGCTTGGTACAATGCTGGTTATGGCTTCGGCCTGCGTTTTTAATAACTATTTCGACCGTGATCTAGATATGAAGATGGAAAGAACCCGTGAACGGGGACTTCCTACAGGACGACTGAAACCAAACACTGTATTATTATACGCCATTGGGCTTGGTATTGCAGGTTTGATCGTGCTGTTTGCTTTTTCTGGCATGCTTGCCGGTCTGTTTGGAATTGTTGGCATGTTCGTTTACGTTGTAGTATACACGCTTTGGTTGAAACGGACATCAACATGGAGCACCTCTGTAGGTGCGATATCTGGAGCAATGCCTCCGGTAATTGGTTATGTTGCGGTTTCAGGAACCGTTGACTTAGGTGCTTGGCTGATCTTTGCTATGTTGTTCCTATGGCAACCTCCTCACTTCTGGGCTTTGGGGATAAGACGTAAAGAAGAATACAGAGCGGCAGGATTTCCATTGCTACCTGTAGTTAAAGGAACACGACGTACAAAATTCCAGATGATTCCTTATGTCGCCCTTTTGCTGCCTATTCCAGTGTTAATGTACGCCTACGATTACGCAGGCATATTTTTTCTAATCATTTCATCAGCGTTGTCCCTGGCTTGGTTAGTATTGACCTTGATGGGCTTTAAGGCTAAGGATGATGAAGTCTGGGCGAAGAAGAACTTCCTCTTCTCCATTAACTACCTGACAGTTAGTTTGATCGTACTTGTATTAAATACGATTCACGGTTAA